The DNA sequence CGAAAATTGCGGTTATCACCCTCTTCTTATTTATGGCCATCAGCGGTATCGGCGGCGTAATGCTGGCCGGCTATTCGTTTATTGTTCGCGGCGGTGTCGGCTGATCCGCCGGTTCAGCCGTTCAAATCCGCGATCGACGATAATCGCCGCCAGCGCCACCAGCAGCGCCCCCTGAATCACATAAGCGGTATTAAACCCGCTGAGGCCGATAACAATCGGCGTACCGAGCGTGTTGGCGCCAACGGTTGAAGCAATAGTTGCCGTACCTATATTGACGATGGTCGAGGTACGAATTCCGGCCAGCATCACCGGCGCCGCCAGCGGCAGTTCTACCTTTATCAGCCGCTGCCAGCCGCTCATTCCCATCCCCTGAGCGATAGATAATACGCCGGACGGAACTGCTCCCAACCCCGCCAGCGTCCCCTGCAAAACCGGCAAAATGCCGTATAGCGCCAGCGCGATCAGCGCGGGCTGCCAGCCGAACCCCATCACCGGAACCGCAATCGCCAGCACCGCGACCGGCGGAAATGTCTGCCCCATCGCGGCAATCGTTTCCACCAAAGGGCGAAACTCCTGCCCTGCCGGA is a window from the Klebsiella oxytoca genome containing:
- a CDS encoding protein YohO, coding for MKPAKIAVITLFLFMAISGIGGVMLAGYSFIVRGGVG
- a CDS encoding ABC transporter permease; amino-acid sequence: MKVLRDPLLWLIAMFVALLLVLPWSAPLFSSLFPELPRPVYQQESFVSLTVAHFWLVALSSLAATLVGVSAGIAVTRPAGQEFRPLVETIAAMGQTFPPVAVLAIAVPVMGFGWQPALIALALYGILPVLQGTLAGLGAVPSGVLSIAQGMGMSGWQRLIKVELPLAAPVMLAGIRTSTIVNIGTATIASTVGANTLGTPIVIGLSGFNTAYVIQGALLVALAAIIVDRGFERLNRRISRHRREQ